The DNA region TAGCACACCACCTGCAAACTCTCCCCCAAAAGAAAGACCTGTGTGActagttatatttttaatttgttaacTTAATAAActaatacatttaaaatgcatttgaaaaCAACAGAAACTGATATTTTAAGTTTCTAATCCAGTCTGATGTAGAGAAGAACTTGTAATACAGAACGGAAAGGATGATACATTAAAAGATATTGCATGTTctattaaacaatttttaaatgctaCTTGGAACTACGGTAGGTACAATATTTTCATACAAATGTGATTTTCAAGATGGCCATGTCCATTTAAAGGCATTTAAATTTTTTACTTAAATGTAGTGTATTGCATATCTTAGATTACACTGCACTCTCTCTTTAAATTCTGCGCTGAAGCTATATTCCTACAATGAACACAAAGGTTTGTAAAAGTCATTCTCAGAACCCAACTGATCTTAGTTTTATAAGATATGCATTTTAGTAGTTATGTTTAGAAATCCAAATTTTCGTAGTCAAAACGTCAAGCCAATATGTGTTCTCAATAGGTTATTTGAAAGTGACACAGTAAGCCTACGAGGAGACACAACCCAAAGTTATAATACTGTTCAAGAGCACAGCATCATTTAATGAGTCAGCTTGAGTAAGAACTGCACAAGCCTCCAAAAAGAACATAGGTCTCTAGGTAATCATCTGGTGGGAGCAGAGATGACCTGTGCTGCAGATGGGGGGAGATGGAGGTTGGTGAGggcatgctcagtccatgtgagcatgctcagtacaaggcAAGGAGCAAATCTGGGGGGCACGTGACTCTGCATGCCCCCCCCATGGGTTGCCTCTGGGTGGGAGGTAACCTTCTCTGGTATCTGTCTGATAAATTAGTACAAAAATAGCCACAGTATTTTGCTCTTTACCACAATGGTGATAGTAAGTTAATAAAATATAAGTGGAAGTAGaatctctaaggccatgtctacatctaaaattttgcagcgctggttgttacagctgtattagtacagctgtatagggccagcgctgcagagtggccacacttacagcaaccagcgctgcaagtggtgttagatgtggccacactgcagcgctgttgggcggcttcaaggggggttccgggaccgagagagcaaaccgggaaaggaaaccagcttcgccgcggtttgctctctcggtcccggagccagccagcaaaccgcggggaaggagacctgcttgctcggggttccgggaccgagagagcaaaccgggaacgccgcggtttgctctctcggtcccggagccagccagcaagccgcggggaaggagacctgcttgctcggggttccgggaccgagagagcaaactgcggcgttcccggtttgctctctcggtcccggagccagccagcaagccgcggggaaggagacctgcttgctcggggttccgggaccgagagagcaaaccgcggcgttcccggtttgctctctcggtcccggagccagccagcaagccgcggggaaggagacctgcttgctcggggttccgggaccgagagagcaaaccgggaacgccgcggtttgctctctcggtcccggagccagccagcaagccgcggggaaggagacctgcttgctcggggttccgggaccgagagagcaaaccgggaacgccgcggtttgctctctcggtcccggagccagccagcaaaccgcagggaaggagacctgcttgctcggggttccgggaccgagagagcaaaccgcggcgttcccggtttgctctctcggtcccggagccagccagcaagccgcggggaaggagacctgcttgctcggggttccgggaccgagagagcaaaccgggaacgccgcggtttgctctctcggtcccggagccagccagcaagccgcggggaaggagacctgcttgctcggggttccgggaccgagagagcaaaccgggaacgccgcggtttgctctctcggtcccggaaccccgagcaagcaggtctccttccccgcggcttgctggctggctccgggaccgagagagcaaaccgcggcgttcccggtttgctctctcggtcccggaaccccgagcaagcaggtctccttccccgcggtttgctggctggctccgggaccgagagagcaaaccgcggcgaagctggtttcctttcccggtttgctctctcggtcccggaaccccgagcaagcaggtctccttccctgcggtttgctgggtggctccgggaccgagagagcaaaccgggaaaggaaaccagcttgattaccagaggcttcctccttccacggaggtcaagaaaagcgctggtaactgtctacattggattaccagcgctggatcaccagcgctggatcctctacacccgagacaaaacgggagtacggccagcgctgcaaacagggagttgcagcgctggtggtgccctgcagatgtggacactctcaaagttgcagcgctgtaactccctcaccagcgctgcaactttctgatgtagacaagccctaagaatgcCTTTCATCTAATAACATGTCTATCGTATTAGCAGCACTTACACGGCTATTTCAAACAGTGCCATCTTGTGGCAGTTTAAAATATGCACTCACCTTTTTGAATTTCTTAAAGTtgttcagttgcttataactgaTTTGTGCAGCAACAAGACTATTTGGCCTTGGATGACTAACAATCAGTGATCTAAATTCAGTCAACAGAAGTCTGCTGGGCAGATTGCTGGAGACATCTTGAAGTCCGTCAGTGTTCTTTTGAGAAGAAAAAGGGGAAAGGAGAACTTCAAGTTGTTCAGTAAACTAAAAGCCTATTTTTAAGAGATTAAAGAATATACACTTGACGGGTTAGAAATGGAAGGCAGATATTAGCTCAGAACATAACAGTCTAGATAAGGCTTAAAATTTAAAACTAGATTTCTAGTAAACTAAGGCTAACCTTAAGTGTTACCCCTACTCTGGGGAAACTCGGACCCAGGTGGTTCCTCCCCTTACCATGTGGCTTtgggggaaaaactgcaggtatGAACCAGATTTGGGCTTggatctacactgcagctggagatgCAGTTCCCAGCTCAGACAGATGTATAAGCACTAactttgatcaagctagcatgctaaaaatagcagtgtaatcACTGCCGTGTGGACATCATGAGCTAGGTCCAGTGGTGTgcaaactgtggggcacacccAGAGGAACATTCAGGGGCAAGTGGCAATGCAAGGCAGCTCGTGCCAGCTCCGTGCAGTAGGGCCTGGGCCACCCCCACAGAGGAAGTGGGGACAGAGCGCCACCTCCATCCCAACTCACCTCAGCGGGCCACCCAGCCTGTGGATCAGTGTGCCGCGCCAAGTTCCACCCCCAGCAggctctgtgcccagctctggctctgcccccagagaCCATCACATGcggcttcccccaccctgaaaacCAGAGGcgggaggggcagaggagaagGTATTGGCCCTGCCCTAGGAGTGAAAGACTGGCTAGAAGGTAGAATAAGCCTGGTGCAGAGGAGGCCTTGGCTGTGCAGTAGCATGTATATGTGTGGGGTGTGCGCGCGCATGTGTGTTTGGAAACAACGAACAGATTCCTTTAATAGTAAGGGGGTGGGCgtgactggaaaagtttgcacATCACTGGACTAGTCAACTGAGTACGTACCTGGCATCTCAGATGGGACTGTATTCCAGCCCTTAGCTCGTGATGCTGCCTGCACCACCCTgcctaccctgctatttttagcaaacCAGCTTGATCACAGCTATCACGTCTACATCTACccgagctggaaattacatctccagCTGCAGAGTACATGTACCCAGAGACTCCAGCCCataggagcagctgcagaagcagccaaatCAGGGACCTTTGGACACTGAGACAACTTCCTATGGTTctgactggactttctctgccctgtgctgattgacTGTTTGCTTCAATCCTCTCCCCCTCACGATCTCTTCATGTCATCTTCACTCCACACCTGCTCTCTCAACTTCTTCTCCACTGCCCTGTCCTTCACACACCTCCTTTCTTTCAGTGCCCctttttccttcattttcccCCTAATTAGCTGATCTTCCAACTCCTCAAAATAATGGAATCAATATGACATTTGCTGCCATCATATTTTTACTATGCTTGTGTGTTATACCCTTTCActcaccctgtgtctgtctggtctattcatattataaactctttgggacaggaacattactagtatttgtacagcacctagcacaaggaggGCCTATTCTTGGTATATGATTACCATAATAAACACggttaataataatattttggttAAGAGTGTGATTTATCTCCCTTCCTCTATGGTAATAATCTACATGGgataagcacttttataccaaTGTAACTGCATCCACATAAGAGAAGTTGGTGGTGTACCTGTACATCTTTGACTATATActgatatagttaaagcagtacaacttttaTGTTTAAATAAGCCCTCATTCATCAAACCCTCCTATGTCCACTGCACACATATGAATttagttttaaaagcaaaaaactgTGGTACATTTCCTTCACATTTCTGAGTATTAACTAATGCTAGGTATTCCTTGCATTTGACTAGTTTCTTACCAAAACTGATGATTCTTGCTTAATCTCAATTTTCTTCTTTGTAGTTGGAACAGCACCAGGTTCATTTTCTTGCTGTTTGACCAAACAATTTTAAAGAGCAATCATTGTAAATGTAAATTATGATtgcatatttacaaaaaaaactaATATATTCTGGAATATACTTTAACAATGAATTGTTCTAATAAAACCACTGCCCCTGGTttgtttggattatttttttttagtataagAAAACAAAGTGTTTTTCCTTAAGAATTCATAATTCCTAAAATCCTACCTGTAAGGATTACGAAAATCACTAAGTTTTCAGGTATGAATCAAAGTAttagttttctattttaaattatatCCCAGAGTTCACGGTCAGGAAATAACTAAATGTAAGTGTCAATTTGGGAGCAATCGTGATTAGGATCAAGGCTAGTCTCCTCACAGCCTGTAGTTAAAGAAGGGAAAGCATAATACTACACATCACAATTTTGCTCAGTATCTAATAACTTCCTCTAAGGCTTTTCTATTTCTGCTATAAAGGTGTGTTGATGTCACAAATGGTGTTGTTATGAAAAAAATCAGGTGGGAAAGGTGCTAGTATCAACACATTTCCTAAAGTGTTTACTTGCAGTGGCCCAAGTGGTCAGAATAGACtaatattttgccttttataAAAAGTCCCTTGTCATTTTTGGCTCAATACCAGTCCCTTGTCATTTTTGGCTCAATACCAAACACATTCTTTCACACCAGAAAACTAAAGCCTTGCCTACACTTTTACCTCAGCCACATGACCAGAATCTCAGTACAAATCAGACTTTGCACCCTCAGACTCCAGAAAGTGTCCAAAAACACTTATCTGACCTCTGAAAAGGGACACAAACAAAAAAGGATCCTAGGCCACAGTTATGAGGCAAGAAATTGTCTACCACATGAAGAATTAACCTTATAATAAATTCTGTAGTTACTATGTCTAAAGAATCTTTAGAAGTGTTCTCTTCCAGGTGAATGTCATCAGCTTCCTTAATTTCAATAAACAAGTAATTTTCGGTGCTGACCTTCCACAATATAGGTGAAGTGGGGGGATTCTTTATTGTATAATGTAGAGAGTTATTTGATGCTAAGAAAAAATTCCATTTATACagcacttaggccatgtctacactaggtcATTTTCCTACCAGTGTAGATTAAGCTTCAGCAACTTGTGGTGTTTTTACCACTATGTCAATTAAACCTAATCCTTGTTCCCTTAACACCTCTACATACACACACTTGTCCCCTATGCTTTTAATAATATCCTTCTCCCAAGCATCTTCTCTTGTCCTCtttcaaataacttttttttatttagaccAAACATCCAGTGCCTTCTATTCTTCCTCTAGGACTTTACTTCGTTCTCAAATTTAAGAGTCAGTAATCACGAGCTCATAACCACACAATCAATCACATGAGTCCTTATTTGTCATAACCCTCCGTCTGCCTGCTGTCACCACTCACGTTGTCTAACTTTGATTATACACTCTTTGGGGTAAGAACTAGGGTGACTAAATTCCTAATATTAGGGGCTGTCTTGTATATGCAACTAtatttcctcctctttccccctggaggaaaaaaaatgtgtcacaatttttcacacttgctatctggtcacccatgtAAGAACAGTTTTACATTTCTACAAGTTTTGTGTAAATTTATAGTGCTATATAAACGTGAAATAAGAACATTTAAAACTCTGGTTTCTTTCTGCAATCTGAAGATAAGAAAAATAGTAAAGAAATTAACCCGATATCAGATCAGACATCTGTCTATGCAGCGTAGTGTCTCTGTTTCACATATGGGGTTTAGTTACTTGAGAGCTATTAGGTGAGAACGCTAAGGATGCATAATGATCTGACAATATATCATCTTGCTGACACCCAACACAGGTACAGAAACTCTCTGACTGGAAAGGAGCTTAACACAGTTTCTCCTGGGAATTCAGAAGCATAACAATTAATAACAATAACTTCACACTGTACTAAAAAAACTTCTCTTCAGGACAGGAAAAGGTTTGGCTGTTCTGCTTACAAAGGCTGTATTTCTTTAACAAGAGCAAATTGACAGCTTCAGAAAGAAAGTATGAAGCGTAAATAACTGATGCCGGTTTAAAGTTACAAAGTGCCTCCATCTGGGGAAATAAACTCTAAAACACTACAGGATAGTGACTTACGGAGAGCAAGGAAGTCTATATTTTAACTCCTTCATCACAATGTTTACATAAAATCCCCAGACTACACCTACTGCTCATTTATAATGGGATGAGAGCTAATACATTGCATCAAACTGCTCAAAGCTGGTATCTGTTCTTAAGCTGCTTTGTCTTTGTGCTAAGAGGCTAATCTTGCAAGATGCTGCTGCACAGGCTCCTCCAGTGATGCtgtaacttgcaggatcaggtccataacAAGTGATTAATAAAGAACATTACTTACCAATATCCTATTGGCTTCCTCTTGAATTACATTTTCTTCTTCAATCCTTTCCCCCTTGGTTTCCAAACGTCTTTTTTTCTGCATATTGGTTCCATGCTCCTCACCGCGATCCCCCACGTCAACTTCCCAATCCAGCTCTTTGCTCCCAAACACAAGCTCTAGCGTAGCTgcatcctcaactaaatcatctaactcttttctcttctttgatGCAGGCTTTTCACTGGAAACATTTTTAGTAACAGTTTTATCTTTCTCTGATTTGCTAGTTTCTATTGCAAGCTTTAGGCTTGTATCTACAGGCAAAAGGTTTGTTTTCAGGTCCAAGTTACATAGTTCCTTTTGAGTCTCTTCCACTTTACTTTTCCACATCAAGGAAGTTGTGGGTTGGGTTTGACTGGAAAGATTAGATGACTTTTCCTCCATCTTTGCCAGTTTCGGAACAGATGTTTCTCCCTTTTCAATCCTTTCCCTTAGccagaaagaaacaaagaaatttTCAACATGATAAACTCAGTAAGTGAACAACGCACAATGACTGAATATGAATCCAAAAATCCACAAGTGATGCTtttcttcattttgattttgtaatGTTGCTTACGTGTTTAGAGTACTTGATTGTGTGCACTGTGCTTAGCTATATGTTGGGTGTCCATGGGAGTTTGTTACAGAGATGAACCACCTGCATGAACATTGCATAATATGAGTTAAGGTAATCTTTATTTATATGCCTCAACTGACGATCTTCTGCATTTTTTCATGATTGTGTTGGGATTTGAATCTCAGCAGTCTTAGCATACACTTTTCTGTTTGGGGAAACAGATACTTAGAAATGGCCAGTTTAAACTAAAAAATGAATAGAGGAATTCAATTTTAGTCAGGTAGTAAAATCTACATTGGGAATAAAATGTATGCCCCTTGAACTAAAACAAATtactttctaaaacaaaaaaagcaccatctgaaaaaatatgaaaaatacaccccccccccccccaaaaaaaaaaaaaaagaatttctgTGAACATACCTTTTCTTTGGAGCTGCctggaaataatttttaatgGAGTTAGACTCTTGCTGTGAAGCTCTCTCTCTATTTCTATTAACTCCTAAAATTTTAGAGGGTGAGAGGGGTTGATTCTTTTGGTCAACCCCAAGCATTCTATGCATCCTGGGTAATACTGTCCCTGTATTTACACTGCCACTAGTGCTGGGAGTCTCCTTTACAGTAGTTATATTCTGTGAATACATTTTGTCTCTTCGATCCATTTTGggagttttctctctctcctctccacttATCTCCATACTGcacaaaagggagaaaaaacTCTAAGTAAACATACAGGCAATCGTTGTAGAAACAGCATACACATTACAGAGCACCACAGTAATGCAGCTGTACCTGTGGTATACAATGAACACTTATGAAAGCTATATAAATTAATACCTGCTATGACTAAATGATCTAGATAAATATGAAATTGCTTTAGAATTCTGAACATGGTTAAAAGAGCCAATCAGATCTGCTGCATCACCAATTGCATATTCTAGTGTCAAACCTGATGCCCCAAGCTGGCTTTCTTGCTGTACCCTATCACTTCAAGGCAGAAGTTGGACCCCTGTGGATAGCGACCACAGTTTACTTTTGCAAGTTAGGGAGTCAAAAGCTGAGCCCCACTGACTATGGCAAGTCTAGAACTGGAAAGTTAAATTTCCTCTGACATGGTAATAGCTTTATTTATAGTCATCAACTTAGGAAACTATTTCAATGTGTACTTTACCACGTGTCCATCAGTTCTTCTGGTTCTGTGTCAGCTACATATGCTCTGTTATCACTTGTAGTAACAGGCATTATGGTCTCATGTACAGACGAACTCTGAGAAAGGGTTGGATGCAGAATAGCTGATCCTGGACTAACTGGCTGTTTAGCTGCAAGTTGAACATATAGAAcaattaaaaagtcagcattctTCCTGTGGCTCTGTGTATTTATAAGCCATTATTACAGTACTATTACTGTTAACTGATTTTAATTATAAATCCACACAGATTCAATTGAGTACTGTGTTCAATTCTGGTTATCTCATCAGAAAAAAGGTACAGCAAAGTATCAAGGTTTATAAAATTACCTATGCCAGGCTGGTTTTGAGGGTTGCAATATCTTTCCATAGACATGAAGATAACAGCTAATCCAATTTCTGCTTCTGGAATGGCTCTGAGATTcttgctattaaaaataaaaaacagttttaGAAAATTAACTACCAAACAGCAGCAGCTTTTATATCCAAATACTCTGTTTTTTTTTATCCAAACATGTGCTTCTCAAAAACACATTCAAGATAGAGTAGCAAATGGCAGCAATCCCACCATATGGTACAAAATGCTTCATGCACCAACAGCAGGCTTAAGGGAAAAAATGTTAACATATGAGCCTTGCAGGTGAGAACTTCAATGTCCCATGGCCACTGCAGGTCCATTTTTAGTCCTAGTAATCTTGACAGTGCCCCTTCCCTTCCTGACCTCAATCAGTTCAGACCTGGACACTTAGCCAAACTAAAGTGCTTCCCATAAAGTGTGCTCTAATTCACTGGGGAGGAGGACAGTAGAAAAATTATATGAAAAACAAGTTCTTCTGATACGATCTGACTTCTATGGAGACACCTCTCTTCCATGCACACAGCCTCCCGTGAAACAAGACAGGTTCTCTGGTTTTCTTTCCTACGTGGGTGATCTGTGGGCCTAAATATTATTAACCTATTTTAGGTttgttaaagttttttttttaaatcatttttaccAGTGTTATCCTCTATAAAAACAAAGGACAGCCCCTGGATCTTATTAGTATTCAGTAAGAGTTTATTTTGAAAGTACACTGTAGTGGGCCGGcgtggcttccctcctccccggagagggtAGGGCCCCGGCAGAGGCCAGAGTGGGTGAAGCTATGGAGCTCTGAGtctgcccctcaaagggtcaggcggcgacccagaACTATAAATGccagccctcagagctcagtcaggccccagcagccagagagaCCAGACGTCCCTCTGGGAGCTCAAAACTGGGAGATGCCAGCAACCCAGGGGAGCCGCCCCGACTGGCCAGAGCTTTCCCACGCTCGCgaccaggaggagctgctggagcttccccgtgctcgctacgaggagctgccagagcttccccacactcgctaccaggaggagctgcctgagcttccctgcgctcgctaccaggaggagcCGCCGGGGCTTCCCCGCGcctgctgctacccggaggagccgccggcgcTACCGTGGCCTGAGCACCCTGAGGAGCTCCCagatctaccacccagccccagtcGTGATGAGCCTATGCTCCTGGACCCCGCTGAGGCCAACGTTAGAACCCAGGTAGGTCctgagggggagtacggaagcagcccgggggcagccgaccccagtcaggctgcggagttgtcggagcctatgtcagtgtgttgcggccaggaaccccactgactgaccagcggagtgacagctggttagggccctgggctgggaagcagtggagtgggagggcctgcttcccccctgccacctcactccggggtggcagactccccctctccctggcctgaggagggcGATAACTGTTATCACTGAGCTTACTGCTTCAGCGTTTGCTGCCTGccctgaccaagggctgggcctttaaaacTGCTGTTGCTTGTTACATGACCCAAggcctgagcttcctgactcagcgtttgctgcccgccctgacctagggctgggccttAAAACTGCTACTGTTGCTGAGCCCTGACCAAGGACTGAGCCTATTGACTCAAtgttttgctgccccaccctgaccaagggttgggccctaaactattactgttgctcagccctgacccaggcctgagcttactgattcCGTGTTGCGATCTGTCCTGATGTAGGAACCAGCGCCTCGTGGTTGTTACGGCTCAGccctgccggagggcctgagTCCCTGGCCCGTCGGGCAGACAAGTACCGCAAGGACTGCTGGGCTAACTTCCCGGGCCAACCAGAGCAGAGTGGGCCGGCGTGGCTCACCACCTctccggagagggtcgagccccacgtttacacacctctacctcgatataacgctgtccttgggagccaaaaaattttacctcgttataggtgaaaccatgttatattgaacttgctttgatccaccggagtgcgcaaccccgcccccccgcagcactgctttaccgtgttatatccaaattcgtgttatattgggtggcattacatcgaggtagcggtgtagtaACTATTCACCTGTTGAGAAATGCACTTGTGTCTATTTAACCAACAGAGTCTCTCTCCTATTTTTCACAATCCTTTTATTCatagcttatttttttaaatggtagaaCCAAGAAAGGACTTGACTTTCCCTTTTATATTGTAGAAAGCAACAGTTGGTCAAGGAAAAAAGTAAACTGACACTTTAACTGAACAAAGTCCAATTAATTGTGGTTCATTTGGATGTTCTTACACAAAATTATCTAAGACGACAACAATCCTTCCCTCCCCCGAAAGTTTTAGTCAATATTTCATTAAATTATTGTAAGATTCTCAAGCAATATAAATAGACACCTCTCTAAAAAAGATCCCATCTTTAATTTGTATACAAAGAACTAATCCATATTACTGCTAAAATTTTCTGAAATGTCTATTAAAGTAAAATAATCTGTTTCACCTTTGTAACATGGTGATAATGGAATCAATCCAATTTCTCACTGAGTCAGACACTGGGACCTGCGAGTTAGTTAATCCTGCATCAATGACACAAACTTCAGGAGCTACAAGTAAAGAAGTttcttttattctctctggcaacAGTTTTGCTTCTCCCCCTCCAAGAATAATAGCTGGACTCAGTTTCTTATGCTAAAAATCAAGAAAGAAAATGCAATTTAATGAATAGATTAAATTTAGCCAGACCTATTAGTTTTCTTTTTACTGAAACAACAACAATATTGAATAATATCAGAATCTATTCTAGAATCAGAACTATTAATCTGAGGAAATCTAGACCCAGTTGGAAATTTTCTGATGATTAATTTTGTTCGAAAATGCCTGTTCATCAAAGCCAAATTGTCTTGAGAAAATGGGTCAGTTTGACAAACAAACAGCCCTGGGTTCTCAGTCCTGAGGTAGTGGGCATGGCCAGTCTTCCCTGAAGATGCAGaccctgagggtacgtctacacagggATAAGATTCCCATGGCACAGCTGAAGGTGCCCAGGtcatctgactcaggctcatggggctaaAAACTGATGTGTAAACATTTGGTTTTAGGCTgccaacatctacacagcaattttttagCCTcagagcccaagcccaagccagctgacccaggtcagctgcaaattttttatCCCCTTGTAGACATACTCTGGGAGACCTAGAAGCTACTGACTGAAATGGACACTCCTGTCAGTTTCACCACTGCTAGGAATAGTACCCAACAGTAGTGTTGCAACTCTCAAGAgcttcagtcagcagctgccagatCCTAGGGAACATACTATGTTTCAGAAACACCACGTGACAGCTTTCCCAAAATGAATTTTCTTCTGGatcttctgttagtgagagaatAAAACCAAATTTCAAAGTTTGCAATTTCTCACAAATTGGAAATCCTgagtttcagccagctctaagTAAAATGCACATGTGCTACTCCTGGGGtattctgtaccaaaaaattaaaattctgcacacattttaaaattctgcaaaa from Gopherus evgoodei ecotype Sinaloan lineage chromosome 2, rGopEvg1_v1.p, whole genome shotgun sequence includes:
- the NBN gene encoding nibrin isoform X1 — encoded protein: MWKLVSAAGPAPAPGEPYRLLVGTEYVVGRKNCAILIQDDQSISRSHAVLTVTHPETNLSQALSVPELIIQDTSKYGTFVNGEKVLNGTSRTLKSGDRVNFGVFESKFRVEYEPLIVCSSCLEASGKTALNQAILQLGGLVVNDWSEECTHLVMLSVKVTVKTICALICNRPIIKPEYFVECIRAIQSKQQFPKLESFYPPVDEPAIGPEKLDLSMRHERKIIFRGKTFLFLNAKQHKKLSPAIILGGGEAKLLPERIKETSLLVAPEVCVIDAGLTNSQVPVSDSVRNWIDSIITMLQSKNLRAIPEAEIGLAVIFMSMERYCNPQNQPGIAKQPVSPGSAILHPTLSQSSSVHETIMPVTTSDNRAYVADTEPEELMDTCMEISGEEREKTPKMDRRDKMYSQNITTVKETPSTSGSVNTGTVLPRMHRMLGVDQKNQPLSPSKILGVNRNRERASQQESNSIKNYFQAAPKKRERIEKGETSVPKLAKMEEKSSNLSSQTQPTTSLMWKSKVEETQKELCNLDLKTNLLPVDTSLKLAIETSKSEKDKTVTKNVSSEKPASKKRKELDDLVEDAATLELVFGSKELDWEVDVGDRGEEHGTNMQKKRRLETKGERIEEENVIQEEANRILQENEPGAVPTTKKKIEIKQESSVLNTDGLQDVSSNLPSRLLLTEFRSLIVSHPRPNSLVAAQISYKQLNNFKKFKKVPYPGAGQLPHIIGGSDLIGHHAKKNSQLEEWLRQEMEEQNRHAREESLADDLFRYDPNVKRRR
- the NBN gene encoding nibrin isoform X2, with the protein product MWKLVSAAGPAPAPGEPYRLLVGTEYVVGRKNCAILIQDDQSISRSHAVLTVTHPETNLSQALSVPELIIQDTSKYGTFVNGEKVLNGTSRTLKSGDRVNFGVFESKFRVEYEPLIVCSSCLEASGKTALNQAILQLGGLVVNDWSEECTHLVMLSVKVTVKTICALICNRPIIKPEYFVECIRAIQSKQQFPKLESFYPPVDEPAIGPEKLDLSMRHERKIIFRGKTFLFLNAKQHKKLSPAIILGGGEAKLLPERIKETSLLVAPEVCVIDAGLTNSQVPVSDSVRNWIDSIITMLQSKNLRAIPEAEIGLAVIFMSMERYCNPQNQPGIAKQPVSPGSAILHPTLSQSSSVHETIMPVTTSDNRAYVADTEPEELMDTCMEISGEEREKTPKMDRRDKMYSQNITTVKETPSTSGSVNTGTVLPRMHRMLGVDQKNQPLSPSKILGVNRNRERASQQESNSIKNYFQAAPKKRERIEKGETSVPKLAKMEEKSSNLSSQTQPTTSLMWKSKVEETQKELCNLDLKTNLLPVDTSLKLAIETSKSEKDKTVTKNVSSEKPASKKRKELDDLVEDAATLELVFGSKELDWEVDVGDRGEEHGTNMQKKRRLETKGERIEEENVIQEEANRILNTDGLQDVSSNLPSRLLLTEFRSLIVSHPRPNSLVAAQISYKQLNNFKKFKKVPYPGAGQLPHIIGGSDLIGHHAKKNSQLEEWLRQEMEEQNRHAREESLADDLFRYDPNVKRRR
- the NBN gene encoding nibrin isoform X3 gives rise to the protein MLSVKVTVKTICALICNRPIIKPEYFVECIRAIQSKQQFPKLESFYPPVDEPAIGPEKLDLSMRHERKIIFRGKTFLFLNAKQHKKLSPAIILGGGEAKLLPERIKETSLLVAPEVCVIDAGLTNSQVPVSDSVRNWIDSIITMLQSKNLRAIPEAEIGLAVIFMSMERYCNPQNQPGIAKQPVSPGSAILHPTLSQSSSVHETIMPVTTSDNRAYVADTEPEELMDTCMEISGEEREKTPKMDRRDKMYSQNITTVKETPSTSGSVNTGTVLPRMHRMLGVDQKNQPLSPSKILGVNRNRERASQQESNSIKNYFQAAPKKRERIEKGETSVPKLAKMEEKSSNLSSQTQPTTSLMWKSKVEETQKELCNLDLKTNLLPVDTSLKLAIETSKSEKDKTVTKNVSSEKPASKKRKELDDLVEDAATLELVFGSKELDWEVDVGDRGEEHGTNMQKKRRLETKGERIEEENVIQEEANRILQENEPGAVPTTKKKIEIKQESSVLNTDGLQDVSSNLPSRLLLTEFRSLIVSHPRPNSLVAAQISYKQLNNFKKFKKVPYPGAGQLPHIIGGSDLIGHHAKKNSQLEEWLRQEMEEQNRHAREESLADDLFRYDPNVKRRR